The following nucleotide sequence is from Acidimicrobiia bacterium.
TGGGCCTGCTCGTCGCGGCCACCCTCGTCGGCGCTGTCCGCACCGCGTGGTCGGGCCGGATCGGCGAAGACGTGCTCTACGGCCTGCGGAACCGCGTGTTCAGCCACATCCAGCGTCTCTCGCTCGACTACTTCACCGAGGAGAAGGCGGGTCGCATCATGACCCGCGCCACGAGCGACATCGAGGCCATCCAGGTGTTGTTCCAGCAGGGCCTCATCAACATGTGGCTCCAGGTGTGCACGCTCGCCGTCGTGGTCTGGCAGATGTTCTCGATGAACACCACCCTCGCGATGTACGTCGTGCTCGGCGTGGTCCCCACGATGACCATTCTCACGATCTGGTTCCGTTCGCAGTCCGACTACGGCTACCTCGCGGTGCGTGACTGGATCGCGCACTTGATGGCCGATCTCCAGGAGAACCTCTCGGGGACGCGCGTGGTGGCTGCGCACAACCGGCAGCGGTACAACCGGGTGAAGCACACCAATGTCATCGGCGAGTACCGCAGGGCCAACCTCTACACCGCGCACATCGGCGGGGTCTACGGCCCGAGCGCGCAGTTCATCGGCGTGCTCGCGCAGGCGATGATCGTGTTCATCGGCGGGAACATGGTGCTCGACGGCAAGCTGAGCTACGGCGACTTCGCCGCGTTCAGCCTCTACCTCACCCGGCTGTTCGCGCCGATCCAGCAGCTCGCGCAGCTCTACAACACGTACCAGCAGGGTCGCGCCGGCATCATCAAGCTCCGTGACCTGTTCAGCACCCGCCCATCCGTGCGGGAGAAGCCGGACGCGCGGGAACTGCCGCCCATCGATGGTGAGATCACGCTCGAGAACGTCACGTTCGGTTACAACCCCTCCGCGGTCGTGCTCGAGAACGTCGATCTCACGATCGCGGCGGGGGAGACGTTCGCGCTGGTGGGTCCTACCGGCGCGGGCAAGTCCACGATCGCCAAGCTGCTCACGCGCTTCTACGACCCGCTCGACGGCAGGGTGCTCGTCGACGGCTACGACATCAGCGACGTCACCCTGCACTCGCTGCGCAGCCAGCTCGGCGTCGTGCCCCAGGAGTCGTTCCTGTTCGCCGGGAGCATCGGCGACAACATCCAGTTCGCCCGGCCCCAGGCCACGCGCGAAGACGTGCTTGCGGCGTGTGACGCCGTCGGCATCCTCGACCTCATCAACTCGCTCCCCCAGGGACTCGACACGCCGTGCCACGAGCGCGGCGTCACGCTGTCGTCGGGAGAACGCCAGCTCATCGCCCTCGCCCGCGCGTTCCTGGCCGCGCCCCGCGTGCTCATCCTCGACGAAGCCACCTCCAGCCTCGACCTCGCGACCGAGTCGCTGGTCGAGCGCGCCCTCGACGTGCTCCTCGAAGGGCGCACGGCGGTGCTCATCGCGCACCGGCTGAACACGGCCATGCGGGCCGACCGGATCGCGGTGGTGGAAGACGGCCGGCTCGCCGAGGTCGGTCCGCACTCGGAGCTGATCGCCATGGACGGTCGGTACGCGGAGATGTTCCGAGCGTGGCAGCATTCGCACGAGGCCCACGTCTTCGACGGCTGAGATGCAGCCACTCCCACGCGCCACCGCCGTGCTCGCCGAGGGAATCCACCGCGGGCTACATCTCGGCGCGCAGGTGTACGTGTCGCGCGCGGGAGAGACGGTCGCCGATTTCGCGATCGGCGAGGCGCGCGCCGGCACGGCCATGACGCGCGACTCGATGGTCACCTGGTTCTCGATGACGAAGCCGTCGGTTGCGGTGGCAGTCGCGCAGCAGTGGGAGCGCGGGCGACTCGAGCTCGACGACCCGGTGGCGAAGCATGTTCCCGAGTTCGCGCAGAACGGCAAGGAGCGCATCACGCTGCGGCACCTGCTCACGCACACCGCGGGCTTCCGCGGTGGCGACCAGGTCGTGAGCAGCGGCAACCTCGACACGTATTGGGAAGAGGTCGTGGCCGGGATCTGCGCGGTCGAGCCCGAGGAAGGCTGGGAGCCCGGCACGCGTGCCGGTTACCACCTCGGTTGCGGGATGACGATGCTCGCCGAGGTCGTGCGGCGCGTCGACGGCAGGCCGTTCGAGCAGTACGTGCGCGACGAGATCTTCCTGCCGCTCGGCATGGACGACTGTTGGGTGGGCATGCCGCCCGAGCGTCACGCCGAGTACGGCGAACGCATCGGCACGATGCACAACACACAAGGTGAGGCGCCGGTTCGGCTCGACGTGCTCGACACCGCCGACACGTTGGCGAAATGTATCCCCGGCGGCGGCGGCCGGGGCCCGATGCACCAGCTCTCGCGCCTCTACCGCGCGTTGCTCGGACGCGGCGAGCTCGACGGCGCGCGCATCCTCTCGCCACAAGCGGTCGAGGCGATCACCGCACGCCACCGCGTGGGCATGTTCGACGAGACGATGAACGCCGAGATCGACTGGGGTCTCGGTCTCGCGGTGGACACGTTCGCCATGGGACGCTACGCGTCACGGCGTGCGTTCGGTCACGGTGGCGCGCTGTCGTCGCAGGCGACCGCCGATCCCGAGCACGACCTGGTCCTGATCCTCCAGACCAACGGTATGTGCGCGAACGACGACCACTACCAACGGCTCGCGTCGTTCAGCAGCGCGGTCTACGTCGACCTCGGGCTCGCGGCGGAGGACGCCGTCGGACGCGACAAGGCCATGCCGCACGCCGAGCTGCCCGTGTCCGTGACGGGCTGACATTCGATCGAGGGGGCGGCATGGCTGTGATGCCGATCGGCGCCGCGGTGCGCCGGTTCGCCGAGGAACAGCCCGACCGGCCCGCGCTCACGTGCGACGGCGAGACGGTGATGTGGCGAGACCTCGAGCCGCGCACGAACCGGCTCGCGCACACGCTCGCGCGGCTCGGCGTGGGACACGGCGACTTCGTCACGATCGGCCTGCCGAACGGCATCGCGTTCTACGAGACCTGCATCGCGGCGTGGAAGCTGGGCGCGACGCCGCAGCCGATCTCGTCCCGTTTGCCGCCGCGCGAGCGCGACGAGATCGTGGCGCTCGTGCAACCGGCGCTCGTGGTCACGGATCCGATCGAGCCCGACGCGGACGCGAGCGACGAGCCGATCCTGCCGGATCGCATCGCGCCCGCGTTCAAGGCGCCCACGTCGGGTGGCAGCACCGGGCGGCCGAAGATCATCGTGTCGGGCCAGGACGGCACCACCGACCCCGACACTCCGTTCGGGCTGGCGGGACGGTTGCGAGGACAGACCGAGCTCGTCGCGGGGCCCCTGTACCACAACGGGCCGTTCGTGTTCTCGGTGCCCGGCTTGCTCTGCGGCGGGCACCTCGTCGTGATGACACGCTTCGATGCGTCGGACGCGCTCGCGCTGATCGAGCGCCACGGGATCGAGTGGATGATGCTCGTGCCCACGATGATGTTGCGCATCTGGCGTCTGCCCGAGGAGGAGCGGCTCGGGCGCGACCTGTCGTCGGTCCGTGCGGTGCTCCACCTGGCCGCACCCTGCCCCGCGTGGCTGAAGCACGAGTGGATCACCTGGCTCGGTGCCGACGCGATCTACGAGCTCTACGCGGGCACCGAGGCGCAAGGCGTCACCGTCATCACCGGCGAGGAGTGGCTCCGGCACGAGGGGTCGGTCGGCCTGCCGATGCCCGGTCGGATGAAGATCACCGACAACGACGGCAACGAGTTGGGGCCGGGTGAGATCGGCGAGATCTGGATGAAGCCGCCGGAGGAGCACGCGACCTACCGCTACATCGGCGCCGACGCACGGGTTCGTGATGGCTGGGAGTCGCTCGGCGACCTGGGATGGATGGATGACGACGGGTACCTCTACCTCGCCGATCGTCGCACCGATCTCATCCTCGCCGGCGGCGCGAACATCTATCCCGCAGAGGTGGAGGCCGCGCTCATGGAGCACTTGAACGTCGCTTCGTGCGCGGTGATCGGCCTGCCCGACGAGGATCTCGGGCAGCGGGTGCACGCGGTGCTGGAGGTCACGGGCGAGGTGTCCGACGACGAGCTGCGCGAGTTCCTCGCGGAGCGGCTCGTGCGATACAAAGTGCCGCGGAGTTTCGAGCGGGTGAAGGATCAGGTGCGCGACGACGCTGGCAAGGTGCGCCGCACCGCGCTCGCGGCGGAGCGTGCCGATGCGAAGGGACCAGGCCGATGAGCGAGACGTGGGAGACTGTCGAGATCTGCGAGGTCGTTCCCGGCGACCGCGTGCGGTACCGAGACTACGAGTTCACCGTTTCGCGTATCGACAGCCCGTTCCTCGGGATGGACGCGATGGTGTGCCTGATCGAGGACGAGCCCACGCGGTGGTTCGCCTATCCCGGGCCGCGGAACGGCCCCGTCGAAGTGCTGCGGCCTACATGATCGGATTGGCGTGAACTGGTCGGAGGGCGACGTGCGCGTCGACGACGCCAACCTCCACTACTACCGGCGCGGCCGCGGGCCCGCGGTCGTGCTCGCACACGGCGCGCTCGACGACGGCCGGTGCTGGACGCGCGTCGCCGAGGCGTTGGAGTCGGAGTACGACCTGATCGCCTACGACGCGCGATTCCACGGCAAGTCGGACGCGCCCGTTTCCGGCATGCGGCGGGGCGCAGACGATCTGGTCGGGATCATCGAGGCGCTCGGTCTCGAGCGTCCGTACGCGATCGGGCACTCGATGGGTGCCGGCACTGTCGCGGCCGCGCTCGCGACCCTTCCCGGGTTGATCCGCGCTGCGGTGCTCGAGGATCCGGGGTGGGGCGACGCGCCGGCCGATCCCGAGGGCGCAGGCAAGTTCATGGCCGCCTTCGCCGGCATGCTCTCGGGAAAGAGCGCGGATGAGATCGCGGCGATGGGTCGGTCGTCGAGTCCCACGTGGCACGACGACGAGTTCCGGCCGTGGGCGGAGTCGAAGGTGCGGTTCCGCGGGCTGGACGAGTTCGGGAAGGCCGCGCGCGGGATGGGTGAAGGTTGGCAGAACACGGTCGCGGCGTTTCGGTGTCCCGTCCTGCTGGTCTGTGGCGGCAACGAGGGTGGTGGCCGGATCGTGACGCCCGAGGTCGCGGCGCGCGCGGAAGAGCTGTGTCCCACGCTGGAGGTCGCCTGCTTCGCCCACGCCGGCCACAACGTACGCCGCGAGGCCTACGACGAGTTCGTGAGCGCGGTCACGGAGTTTCTCCGGAGGAACTAGCGCCGTGACATCGCAACGTTTGCGATGTCCCAGAACATGCATCTTGGTGACACCGGCACCCGTCTCGCGAGCGCGCGTTATTGGCGGACATTCTGGTCGGGTTCCCGTGTCAGCAACGTGCGCGAGATCAGGCATCAGATCTGGCGCGACCATGCCGCATTGATCTCCTGGCGCGAGAATGACCGGGAACCGAACTGGGCCTTCGGGGGTACTCATCGGACAAGCCGAACCCCATCAGGTTGGAGATCCGGAAGAAGTAGCCACGTACACGAGCGACCGCATAATGCCTGATGCGCGACACGCGGGCCAGCCGCGCCCTCGCGACAGAACGTTCCCCGCACCGAGCGAGGCAGATAGGAGCGCCGCGCGACCGTTCTTATGGCCTTCAGTCCTCGCTGACGCTATTGACGGCCAAAAGGTCGACACGCCTGTCGAGTAGCACCGAATGCCCGGCGCACGTTCTGCCAGGAGTCCAGGCCGCACAGATCAACGAGGTGGAAGAGCGCTCCTGATCGTCGGGCTGAGCGAGGGTCTACAAACGACGAAGGTGGCTGACGCGGCATTAGGTCGGAGACCGTCCGGCACCGAGCGCGCTGAGCGCGTGCTGCGCCACGACGTCGGGTGGTGGCTCGATGTCGACCACGATCGCGTCGGCCGGGGCGTCGAGCGTGTCGAGCTGCGAGGGCAGGAGCGCGGTGCCAGCGAAGTGGCCGTGCCGTGCCACGATCCGTTCGCGGATGAGCTCGGGGTCGCCGGTGAGGAGCACGAACCGCACTCCGGTGAGGCCGGCGGTGAGACGTTGGCGGTACTCGTCGGTGAGGGCCGAGCAGGCGAGCACCGCGCCGGTCGCCGAGTGGTCGTGGAGGGCGTGGTCGAGCCGGTCGAGCCATGGTTTGCGGTCGGCGTCGGTGAGGGGTACCCCGGCGCGCATCTTCGCCTTGGCCGCGTCGTCGTGGAAGTCGTCGGCGTCGAGGAAGGGAACGTGGAGCGCACCGGCGACCAACCGTCCAACGGTGCTCTTCCCGACGCCGGTCACGCCCATCACGACGACGATCCCTCTCACGACGCTGTCGGTCATGTGGACCATGCTCCCATCGACCATCTCTCCTTCGAAAAGGCTGCGACCGCGCCGAGAGTGCAATGATGCGCCAATGAGCGCCGACGCGCCGCGCGCACCGCTGTCAGACCTCAGGGTGCTCGATCTCTCGCGTCTGCACCCGGGCGCCTTCGTGAGCTCGCTGCTCGCCGACTTCGGTGCAGATGTGCTCCGCATCGAGCAGCCGGGTGGCATCGACCCGCTGCGCTACGACCGCGCGATGAACATCGCGTACAACCGCGGGAAGCGATCGATGACGCTCGATCTGCGCCACGAACGCGCGGCCGAGGTGCTCCGGCGTCTCGTGCGCAACACCGACGTGCTCATCGAATCGGCGCGTCCGGGGTCGATGGACCAACGTGGCATCGGGTACGCGGACCTGGCGGAGGCGAACCCGCGTCTGGTGTGGTGTTCGATCACCGGCTTCGGCCGCGGGAGCCCGTACGCCGACCGTCCCGCGCACGATGTCACGTTCCTCGGGTATGCCGGTCTGCTCTCGATGATGGTGGGAGACACGGTGCCCGCCGCGCCGCAGTTCATCATCGCAGTGCCGATCGGCGCGCTCATGGCCACGGTCGGCATCCTCGTCGCGTTACAGGACCGCGAGCGCACGGGGGTCGGCACGCAGATCGACGCCAGCGTCGTCGACGCGGCAATGTGGATGCTCGGTGAGCACATGACGCGCGCCGCGCAAGGCAATGCCGTCGGATGGGGCGACACCGCCTCGCGCCGCACCTACCGCTGCGCCGACGGGCGTCTGATCACCCTCGGCGCGGCCGAGCCGCGCACGTGGGGCTCGTTGTGCGATGCACTCGAACGTCCGGACCTCGTCGATCGCCTGACCGACGCCGACCAGGACGTGCTCACCGACGAGTTGGCCGCCATCTTCGCGGCGCGGCCGGCGACGGAGTGGGTCGAATGGCTCGCGCCGACGGCCGCGTGCCTCGGCCCCGTGAACACTCCGGAGGATCTCCTCGACGATCCGCACGTGGCCGCGCGCGGTGATCTGGTGACGCTCGACGACGGCTCCGGCGAGAAGATCTTCGCCAATCCCCTCCGATTCGTCGACGACGACGGAACGCGCGCCTACACCGCTACCGGCGCGCCCGCGGTCGCCGGCGCGCACACCGGCGATGCGCTCGCAGATGCAGGCTTCACCACCGACGAGATCGCCACGCTGCGCGAGTCCGGCGCGGTCTGAGCAGCAGGAGTCGAGCGGGTGACCGTGGCCATCGACCTCACCGGGCACCGCGCCCTCGTGACCGGCGCGGGCCAGAACGTCGGCCGCGGGATCGCGCGCATGCTCGCGGCCGCGGGCGCCGAGGTGCTCGTGAACGACTTGATCGAGGAGCGCACGCAGAACGTCGTCGCCGAGATCGACTCCGACGGTGGCCGTGCCGTGTCAGTGCCGTTCGACGTGACCGACTACGACGCGGTGAAGGCCGCGATCGACGCGGCCGGGCCGGTGGACGTCCTCGTGAACAACGCCGGAAACGCGGGGGCCCCGAACCTGATCGGGAGCTTCGACACCGCGTACTTCGTCGACACCAGCCCCGATACGTGGGACCGCTACGTGCGGATCAACTACTACGGCGTCCTCAACTGCGTGCACGCCGCGTTGCCGGGGATGATCGACGGCGCCTGGGGGCGCATCGTCACCCTGATCTCGGACGCGGCCCGGGCCGGCGACACCCGTACCGCGGTGTATGGCGGTGCCAAGGCGGCTGCGGCGGGCTTCATGCGTGCGATCGCGCGCGAGGTGGGCCGGCACAACATCACCGCGAACTGCATCTCGCTCGCGACGATGAACAACACCCCTCCGGACGCGCCGCCGCCGTCCGAGCAGGAGAACGAGATGATGGCGAAGGTCATGAAGCAGTACATCGTGCGCCGGAGGGGTGAACCCGCCGACGTCGCGGCGATGGTCTGCTTCCTCGCGAGCGACCTGTCCTCGTGGATCACCGGCCAGACCTACCCCGTCAACGGCGGCTACACCCTCTCCCTCTAACCCGGCGCGGCGAGCGGAGCGAGCTCGCCAGGAGCGCACGGCCGCGAGCCGGGTATCCCGGCGAGCAGTGAGCGACCCATGTGCAGGAGCGCACGGCCGCGAGCCGGGTATCCCGGCGAGCAGTGAGCGACGCATAGACAGGTACGATCAGTGCTGCATGGAGACTGTCGACGACGTTCGCGCCGCGCTCGAAGCGCACCAGTACCTGGCCGACGAGGGGCTCGCCACCGCGATCTTCCTCGCGATGCGCCTGAAGCGGCCCCTGCTGCTCGAGGGCGAGGCGGGCGTGGGGAAGACCGAGGTCGCGAAGGTGCTGTCACGCTGGACGGGCGGCGAGCTCCTGCGGCTCCAGTGCTACGAAGGGATCGACGCCGCGCAGGCCGTCTACGAGTGGGACTACTCGCGCCAGCTCCTCCACCTCCGGGCGGTCGAGGCGAAGGGGGAGGAGGTCGTCGAGGACGAGCTCTACTCCGAGCGGTTCCTGGTGAAGCGTCCGCTGCTGCGGGCGATCGGCTACGAGTCGGAGGCGCTCGGCGCGGTCACGCCGCCGGTGCTGCTCGTCGACGAGGTCGACCGCGCCGACGACGAGTTCGAAGCCTTCCTGCTCGAGATCCTTTCCGACTTCACGATCACGGTGCCCGAACTGGGCACGTTCCGCGCGCAGGAGCCGCCGATCGTCATCGTCACGTCGAACCGCACACGCGACGTGCACGACGCGCTCAAGCGTCGCTGCCTCTACCACTGGATCGCGCATCCCGACTTCGACCGCGAGCTCGCGATCCTCCGGGTGCGCGCACCCGACGTACCCGAAATGCTGGCACGCCAGGTCGCGGCGGCTGTCGAAGCGCTCCGTGGGCTCGAGCTCTACAAGCCGCCGGGTGTCGCGGAAACGATCGACTGGGCGAACGCGCTCGCTGTACTGGGGAACGTCTCGATCGACGAACGCTCGGTCGACGTGACCCTCGGC
It contains:
- a CDS encoding ABC transporter ATP-binding protein, which translates into the protein MMGPPPSAQGAVWGTAPGTQFAGIPPEMVERVQFLLDSEPDYQLQDVPFTQVVDESEKPFSLGRLLWPKRWPILGVLILVAFEAFALQYGPRLVADAIDQGINPQPPATTDFTIVWQLSLVYVGLLVAATLVGAVRTAWSGRIGEDVLYGLRNRVFSHIQRLSLDYFTEEKAGRIMTRATSDIEAIQVLFQQGLINMWLQVCTLAVVVWQMFSMNTTLAMYVVLGVVPTMTILTIWFRSQSDYGYLAVRDWIAHLMADLQENLSGTRVVAAHNRQRYNRVKHTNVIGEYRRANLYTAHIGGVYGPSAQFIGVLAQAMIVFIGGNMVLDGKLSYGDFAAFSLYLTRLFAPIQQLAQLYNTYQQGRAGIIKLRDLFSTRPSVREKPDARELPPIDGEITLENVTFGYNPSAVVLENVDLTIAAGETFALVGPTGAGKSTIAKLLTRFYDPLDGRVLVDGYDISDVTLHSLRSQLGVVPQESFLFAGSIGDNIQFARPQATREDVLAACDAVGILDLINSLPQGLDTPCHERGVTLSSGERQLIALARAFLAAPRVLILDEATSSLDLATESLVERALDVLLEGRTAVLIAHRLNTAMRADRIAVVEDGRLAEVGPHSELIAMDGRYAEMFRAWQHSHEAHVFDG
- a CDS encoding serine hydrolase domain-containing protein, with product MQPLPRATAVLAEGIHRGLHLGAQVYVSRAGETVADFAIGEARAGTAMTRDSMVTWFSMTKPSVAVAVAQQWERGRLELDDPVAKHVPEFAQNGKERITLRHLLTHTAGFRGGDQVVSSGNLDTYWEEVVAGICAVEPEEGWEPGTRAGYHLGCGMTMLAEVVRRVDGRPFEQYVRDEIFLPLGMDDCWVGMPPERHAEYGERIGTMHNTQGEAPVRLDVLDTADTLAKCIPGGGGRGPMHQLSRLYRALLGRGELDGARILSPQAVEAITARHRVGMFDETMNAEIDWGLGLAVDTFAMGRYASRRAFGHGGALSSQATADPEHDLVLILQTNGMCANDDHYQRLASFSSAVYVDLGLAAEDAVGRDKAMPHAELPVSVTG
- a CDS encoding AMP-binding protein; protein product: MAVMPIGAAVRRFAEEQPDRPALTCDGETVMWRDLEPRTNRLAHTLARLGVGHGDFVTIGLPNGIAFYETCIAAWKLGATPQPISSRLPPRERDEIVALVQPALVVTDPIEPDADASDEPILPDRIAPAFKAPTSGGSTGRPKIIVSGQDGTTDPDTPFGLAGRLRGQTELVAGPLYHNGPFVFSVPGLLCGGHLVVMTRFDASDALALIERHGIEWMMLVPTMMLRIWRLPEEERLGRDLSSVRAVLHLAAPCPAWLKHEWITWLGADAIYELYAGTEAQGVTVITGEEWLRHEGSVGLPMPGRMKITDNDGNELGPGEIGEIWMKPPEEHATYRYIGADARVRDGWESLGDLGWMDDDGYLYLADRRTDLILAGGANIYPAEVEAALMEHLNVASCAVIGLPDEDLGQRVHAVLEVTGEVSDDELREFLAERLVRYKVPRSFERVKDQVRDDAGKVRRTALAAERADAKGPGR
- a CDS encoding alpha/beta hydrolase; the protein is MNWSEGDVRVDDANLHYYRRGRGPAVVLAHGALDDGRCWTRVAEALESEYDLIAYDARFHGKSDAPVSGMRRGADDLVGIIEALGLERPYAIGHSMGAGTVAAALATLPGLIRAAVLEDPGWGDAPADPEGAGKFMAAFAGMLSGKSADEIAAMGRSSSPTWHDDEFRPWAESKVRFRGLDEFGKAARGMGEGWQNTVAAFRCPVLLVCGGNEGGGRIVTPEVAARAEELCPTLEVACFAHAGHNVRREAYDEFVSAVTEFLRRN
- a CDS encoding gluconokinase, GntK/IdnK-type produces the protein MTDSVVRGIVVVMGVTGVGKSTVGRLVAGALHVPFLDADDFHDDAAKAKMRAGVPLTDADRKPWLDRLDHALHDHSATGAVLACSALTDEYRQRLTAGLTGVRFVLLTGDPELIRERIVARHGHFAGTALLPSQLDTLDAPADAIVVDIEPPPDVVAQHALSALGAGRSPT
- a CDS encoding CaiB/BaiF CoA-transferase family protein — encoded protein: MSADAPRAPLSDLRVLDLSRLHPGAFVSSLLADFGADVLRIEQPGGIDPLRYDRAMNIAYNRGKRSMTLDLRHERAAEVLRRLVRNTDVLIESARPGSMDQRGIGYADLAEANPRLVWCSITGFGRGSPYADRPAHDVTFLGYAGLLSMMVGDTVPAAPQFIIAVPIGALMATVGILVALQDRERTGVGTQIDASVVDAAMWMLGEHMTRAAQGNAVGWGDTASRRTYRCADGRLITLGAAEPRTWGSLCDALERPDLVDRLTDADQDVLTDELAAIFAARPATEWVEWLAPTAACLGPVNTPEDLLDDPHVAARGDLVTLDDGSGEKIFANPLRFVDDDGTRAYTATGAPAVAGAHTGDALADAGFTTDEIATLRESGAV
- a CDS encoding SDR family NAD(P)-dependent oxidoreductase; this encodes MTVAIDLTGHRALVTGAGQNVGRGIARMLAAAGAEVLVNDLIEERTQNVVAEIDSDGGRAVSVPFDVTDYDAVKAAIDAAGPVDVLVNNAGNAGAPNLIGSFDTAYFVDTSPDTWDRYVRINYYGVLNCVHAALPGMIDGAWGRIVTLISDAARAGDTRTAVYGGAKAAAAGFMRAIAREVGRHNITANCISLATMNNTPPDAPPPSEQENEMMAKVMKQYIVRRRGEPADVAAMVCFLASDLSSWITGQTYPVNGGYTLSL
- a CDS encoding MoxR family ATPase translates to METVDDVRAALEAHQYLADEGLATAIFLAMRLKRPLLLEGEAGVGKTEVAKVLSRWTGGELLRLQCYEGIDAAQAVYEWDYSRQLLHLRAVEAKGEEVVEDELYSERFLVKRPLLRAIGYESEALGAVTPPVLLVDEVDRADDEFEAFLLEILSDFTITVPELGTFRAQEPPIVIVTSNRTRDVHDALKRRCLYHWIAHPDFDRELAILRVRAPDVPEMLARQVAAAVEALRGLELYKPPGVAETIDWANALAVLGNVSIDERSVDVTLGTILKYREDQERTRANGIRELVHSAMERSA